One stretch of Hymenobacter chitinivorans DSM 11115 DNA includes these proteins:
- the lpxD gene encoding UDP-3-O-(3-hydroxymyristoyl)glucosamine N-acyltransferase produces MEFTVGQIAEVLHGVVEGDATQRIDRLAKIEEAQAGALSFLSNLKYEPHLYTTGASAVIVSKTLTLKQPTGAALIRVDDPYTSFTTLLEFYQQATRTGRRGVEEPAFIGAGSVIGENHYRGAFSYIGQDCRIGRDVVIFPQAYIGDRCVIGDGTIIYAGAKLYAETVIGARCTVHAGAVIGSDGFGFAPQPDGSYKTIPQIGNVVLEDNVSIGANATIDCATMGSTIIREGSKIDNLVQIAHNVEIGRHTVVAAQTGISGSTKIGDFCVLAGQTGIAGHLSLANRTTVTAQSGVGKSIKTEGVLLQGSPAFNLRDSLRANAIFRHLPEIERRLSDLERTSSMPEKS; encoded by the coding sequence ATGGAATTTACGGTAGGCCAGATTGCGGAAGTGCTCCACGGCGTCGTTGAAGGCGACGCGACGCAGCGCATTGACCGCTTGGCAAAAATCGAAGAAGCGCAGGCCGGGGCCCTCTCCTTCCTGTCAAACCTCAAGTACGAGCCCCACCTCTATACCACTGGCGCCTCGGCCGTCATCGTCAGCAAAACCCTGACCCTGAAGCAGCCCACCGGCGCCGCCCTGATCCGCGTCGACGACCCGTACACCAGCTTCACTACCCTGCTCGAGTTCTACCAGCAGGCCACCCGCACCGGCCGGCGCGGCGTGGAAGAGCCCGCCTTTATCGGGGCCGGCTCGGTTATCGGCGAAAACCACTACCGCGGGGCCTTTTCCTACATCGGCCAGGACTGCCGCATCGGCCGCGACGTGGTGATTTTCCCCCAGGCCTACATCGGCGACCGGTGCGTCATCGGTGACGGCACCATTATCTACGCCGGGGCCAAGCTCTACGCCGAAACCGTCATTGGGGCCCGCTGCACGGTGCACGCCGGCGCCGTTATCGGCTCCGACGGCTTTGGCTTCGCGCCCCAGCCCGACGGCTCCTACAAGACCATTCCGCAGATCGGCAACGTGGTGCTGGAAGACAACGTGAGCATCGGGGCCAACGCCACCATCGACTGCGCCACGATGGGCTCGACCATCATCCGGGAGGGCTCCAAGATTGATAATCTGGTGCAGATTGCCCACAACGTCGAAATCGGCCGCCACACGGTGGTAGCGGCCCAAACCGGCATTTCGGGTTCCACCAAAATCGGGGACTTCTGCGTGCTGGCCGGCCAAACCGGCATTGCCGGCCACCTTTCCCTAGCCAACCGCACGACCGTCACGGCCCAGTCGGGCGTGGGCAAGTCCATCAAGACCGAAGGCGTGCTGCTGCAGGGCTCCCCGGCGTTTAACCTGCGCGACAGTCTGCGGGCCAACGCCATTTTCCGCCACCTGCCGGAGATAGAGCGCCGCCTCAGCGACTTGGAGCGCACCTCATCCATGCCGGAAAAGTCCTAG
- a CDS encoding HD domain-containing protein gives MNKKKIFNDPVYGFVTVPTELLFDLIEHPYFQRLRRIQQLGLTGFVYPGALHTRFHHALGAMHLMSLALRTLKDKGVKISAAEGEAAQAAILLHDIGHGPLSHALEHAIFHEVPHEQLSLYLMQKLNAEHHGALDLAIRIFQGTYERPFFHQLVSSQLDMDRLDYLNRDSFYTGVQEGRPGADRLIKMLTVVDEKLVLEEKAVYSIENFLVSRRLMYWQVYLHKTVTSAEQMIIRIIQRARDLVRSGHEVPASPDLHYFLSKPVSLLHFAKDDTILQRFVQLDDTDVWSSVKMWAQHPDKVLSYMSRSMLDRRLFKIILQSEPFDDDLGLGVIELIAEKFGLSPQDASQLMLAGRISNNAYDAAGKDTIDVLTKGGRVINVAEASDLPNIRALGQRVEKHYICYPKEIAH, from the coding sequence TTGAATAAGAAAAAAATCTTCAACGACCCGGTCTACGGCTTCGTCACGGTGCCCACCGAGCTGCTGTTCGACCTGATTGAGCACCCCTACTTTCAGCGCCTGCGCCGAATTCAGCAACTGGGCCTCACCGGCTTCGTGTACCCGGGCGCCCTGCACACACGCTTCCACCACGCCCTGGGCGCCATGCACCTGATGTCGTTGGCCCTGCGCACGCTCAAGGACAAGGGCGTCAAGATTTCGGCCGCCGAGGGCGAGGCTGCCCAGGCTGCTATTTTGCTCCACGACATCGGCCACGGGCCCCTTTCCCACGCCCTGGAGCACGCCATTTTTCACGAAGTGCCCCACGAGCAGCTTAGCTTGTACCTGATGCAGAAGCTCAACGCCGAGCACCACGGGGCCCTGGATTTGGCCATCCGCATCTTCCAGGGCACCTACGAGCGGCCATTTTTCCACCAGCTCGTCAGCAGCCAGCTCGACATGGACCGCCTCGACTACCTCAACCGGGACTCGTTCTACACCGGCGTGCAGGAGGGCCGCCCCGGCGCCGACCGGCTGATAAAAATGCTCACCGTGGTGGATGAAAAGCTGGTGCTGGAGGAAAAGGCCGTCTATAGCATCGAGAACTTCCTGGTCAGCCGCCGCCTGATGTACTGGCAGGTGTATTTGCACAAAACCGTCACCTCGGCCGAGCAGATGATTATCCGCATCATCCAGCGGGCCCGGGACTTGGTGCGCTCCGGCCACGAGGTGCCCGCCTCCCCCGACCTGCACTACTTCCTCTCCAAGCCCGTGAGCCTGCTCCACTTCGCCAAGGACGACACCATTCTGCAGCGCTTCGTGCAGCTCGACGACACCGACGTGTGGAGCTCGGTGAAAATGTGGGCCCAGCACCCTGACAAGGTGCTCAGCTACATGTCGCGCAGCATGCTGGACCGCAGGCTGTTCAAAATCATCCTGCAGAGTGAGCCGTTTGATGATGACTTGGGCTTGGGCGTCATTGAGCTCATTGCCGAAAAGTTTGGCCTCTCACCCCAGGATGCCAGCCAGCTCATGCTGGCCGGGCGCATCAGCAACAACGCCTACGACGCGGCCGGCAAAGACACCATCGACGTGCTGACCAAGGGCGGGCGGGTCATCAACGTAGCCGAGGCGTCCGATTTGCCCAACATCCGGGCCCTGGGCCAGCGCGTGGAGAAGCACTACATCTGCTACCCCAAGGAAATAGCGCACTAA
- the porX gene encoding T9SS response regulator signal transducer PorX — MQRYSILWADDEIDLLKPHILFLTEKGYDVTGVNSGADAIEQVQEQNFDIVFLDENMPGLTGLETLTEIKAVKPTLPVIMITKSEEEHIMEDAIGSKIADYLIKPVNPNQILLSVKKVLDNKRLISEKTNSSYQRDFRQLGMQLGDRLSPSEWADVYKKLVYWELEIDETEGKSMAEVFNMQKDEANNYFSKFIMDNYEEWVNNEADDAPMMSHELFQKRVFPLLKETGDTPVYFVLIDNLRYDQWKILEPIIADLFTVDTEEMYYSILPTTTAYARNAIFSGMMPGEIQKKYPNLWVNDDDDEGKNLNEAEFMEIMFQKANQKHKFSYNKVTNLQAGKDLLGKMSNLHNNYKCNVIVYNFVDMLSHARTDMAMIRELAADESAYRSITRSWFLHSPLYEMLQVIAEKKGKLIITTDHGTIRVKRPFKIVGDRNTNTNLRYKHGKNLGFTDKDVYVVRKPERIFLPRENVSTAYVFTLGDYFFAYPNNYNYYVNYYKDTFQHGGISLEEVIIPFITLTSKA, encoded by the coding sequence ATGCAACGGTACTCCATCCTCTGGGCCGACGACGAAATCGACCTGTTGAAACCCCACATTCTCTTCCTGACCGAGAAAGGCTACGACGTGACCGGCGTCAACTCCGGCGCCGACGCCATTGAGCAGGTCCAGGAGCAGAATTTCGACATTGTGTTCCTCGACGAGAACATGCCCGGCCTCACCGGCCTCGAAACCCTGACCGAAATCAAGGCCGTGAAGCCCACGCTGCCCGTCATCATGATTACTAAGAGCGAGGAAGAGCATATCATGGAAGACGCCATCGGCTCCAAGATTGCCGACTACCTCATCAAGCCCGTCAATCCGAACCAGATTCTGCTCTCGGTGAAAAAGGTGCTCGACAACAAGCGCCTGATTTCGGAGAAAACCAACAGCAGCTACCAGCGCGACTTTCGCCAGCTGGGCATGCAGCTCGGCGACCGGCTCAGCCCGAGCGAATGGGCCGACGTGTACAAGAAGCTGGTGTACTGGGAGCTCGAAATTGATGAAACCGAGGGCAAGAGCATGGCCGAGGTTTTCAACATGCAGAAGGACGAGGCCAACAACTACTTCTCCAAGTTCATCATGGACAATTACGAGGAGTGGGTCAACAACGAGGCCGACGATGCGCCCATGATGTCGCACGAGCTGTTCCAGAAGCGCGTATTCCCGCTGCTCAAGGAAACCGGCGATACGCCCGTCTACTTCGTGCTCATCGATAACCTGCGCTACGACCAGTGGAAGATTCTCGAGCCCATCATTGCCGATCTGTTCACGGTGGACACCGAGGAAATGTACTACTCGATTCTGCCCACCACGACGGCCTACGCCCGCAACGCTATTTTCTCGGGCATGATGCCCGGCGAAATCCAGAAGAAGTACCCCAACCTGTGGGTGAATGACGACGACGACGAGGGCAAGAACCTGAACGAGGCCGAATTCATGGAAATCATGTTCCAGAAGGCCAACCAGAAGCACAAGTTCAGCTACAACAAGGTCACCAACCTGCAGGCCGGCAAGGATTTGCTGGGCAAGATGAGCAACCTGCACAACAATTATAAGTGCAACGTCATCGTCTACAACTTCGTGGACATGCTCAGCCACGCCCGCACCGACATGGCCATGATTCGGGAGCTGGCCGCCGATGAGTCGGCGTACCGCAGCATCACCCGCTCGTGGTTTCTGCACTCGCCTTTGTATGAGATGCTGCAGGTGATTGCCGAGAAAAAGGGCAAGCTCATCATCACCACCGACCACGGCACGATACGCGTGAAGCGCCCCTTCAAGATTGTGGGCGACCGGAACACGAACACCAACCTGCGCTACAAGCACGGCAAAAACCTGGGCTTCACCGACAAGGACGTGTACGTGGTGCGCAAGCCGGAGCGGATTTTCCTGCCCCGCGAAAACGTGAGCACCGCCTACGTCTTCACCCTGGGCGACTATTTCTTCGCCTACCCCAACAACTACAACTACTACGTGAACTACTACAAGGACACGTTCCAGCACGGCGGCATCTCCCTGGAGGAGGTGATTATCCCGTTCATCACGCTCACGTCGAAGGCGTAG
- a CDS encoding LytR/AlgR family response regulator transcription factor, whose product MRIVVVEDEARIARRLERMTRAYFGPQLQHLVTCDSVTQARQVLETTAPDLVLLDLNLNGQDGFSLLESAAAGAFHTIIISAYTDKAITAFAYGVLDFVPKPFGEERLFQAFARLSTAEKKPDGGLQFLAVKKHGDIVLLDIRELRYIKGAGIYSELHLQNGKKELHDKSLEKLAQLLPASFERIHKSYIVPIAQAERILVQEGSRYQLQLKDGELLPIGRSRYKELKAKLI is encoded by the coding sequence ATGAGAATCGTTGTAGTAGAAGACGAGGCCCGCATTGCCCGCCGCCTGGAGCGCATGACGCGGGCCTACTTTGGCCCCCAACTCCAGCACCTGGTTACCTGCGACTCGGTAACCCAGGCCCGGCAGGTGCTGGAAACCACCGCCCCCGACCTGGTGCTGCTCGACCTGAACCTGAACGGGCAGGATGGCTTCAGCCTGCTGGAAAGCGCGGCGGCCGGGGCGTTTCACACCATCATTATTTCGGCCTACACCGATAAGGCCATTACCGCCTTTGCCTACGGCGTGCTGGATTTCGTGCCCAAGCCGTTTGGGGAAGAGCGGCTGTTTCAGGCCTTTGCCCGACTCTCCACCGCCGAGAAAAAGCCGGATGGCGGCCTGCAGTTTCTGGCCGTTAAAAAGCACGGCGACATCGTCCTGCTCGACATCCGGGAGCTGCGCTATATCAAGGGGGCCGGCATCTACTCGGAGCTGCACCTGCAGAATGGCAAAAAGGAGCTGCACGACAAGTCCCTGGAAAAGCTGGCCCAGCTCCTGCCCGCCTCGTTTGAGCGAATCCACAAGTCCTACATCGTTCCCATTGCCCAGGCCGAGCGAATCCTGGTGCAGGAAGGCAGCCGGTATCAGTTGCAGCTCAAGGATGGGGAGCTGCTGCCCATTGGCCGCTCCCGCTACAAGGAACTCAAGGCCAAGCTCATCTGA
- a CDS encoding histidine kinase, giving the protein MYRLSLYLCFLLALASCQPDVEFESAGPLFRTGDDPRWAAPRYDDSGWQNERSATGNQVFWVRHHVGLPQWDSTALLGVVVRSFGGFEVYWDGSRIGRNGRPASATRPEVPGTETSYYLVPAALAKPGPHVVALRATQAHLTDEQRFSDVKLHSYPRLLRDPLLIMAFVNLMAGALLLAAIYYLFLFSSSSQKDYGTLIFSSICLLCFALLMMEYVKFYVDIPYPHFYTRLTIIGLLTFAIALLVPLYFALQFGLPRKGFIAGGLLAGLSSIYLFNYPHYDQTAIYLSLAMWAASLVIVLLAIRRRAKGSILVLTGLLASAVTHYFLYFDYSLYITFTVILLCMLYLHALRVRVMENERQAAQQLSSRLKLELLKKHIQPHFIKNTLTSMLDWVEESPRQGAVFIQALAREFDLLNDMAEATLIPLGKELELCEHHLQVMQFRKEVRYELEQAGLDPEELIPPAIFHTILENGITHSIPAADGSIRFRLSAEACASGRKYELLTRAQNRPAEPGTKVGTGTGLQYIKARLTESYGTGWQLHSGAVPEGWLTSITIHSAR; this is encoded by the coding sequence ATGTACCGACTCAGTCTCTACTTGTGCTTCCTGCTGGCGTTGGCGTCCTGTCAACCGGATGTGGAGTTCGAATCGGCTGGCCCCCTTTTCCGCACCGGCGACGACCCGCGGTGGGCCGCCCCGCGCTACGACGATTCCGGCTGGCAGAACGAGCGGAGCGCCACCGGCAACCAGGTGTTCTGGGTGCGCCACCACGTCGGGCTGCCGCAGTGGGATTCTACTGCCCTGCTGGGGGTCGTGGTCCGGTCCTTCGGCGGGTTCGAGGTGTACTGGGACGGCAGCCGGATTGGCCGCAACGGCCGGCCAGCCTCCGCCACGCGGCCGGAAGTGCCCGGCACCGAAACCAGCTACTACCTGGTGCCGGCCGCGCTGGCCAAACCCGGTCCGCACGTGGTGGCCCTGCGCGCCACCCAGGCCCACCTCACTGATGAACAGCGCTTCAGCGACGTAAAGCTGCACAGCTACCCGCGCCTGCTGCGCGACCCGCTGCTGATTATGGCCTTCGTGAACCTGATGGCCGGCGCCTTGCTGCTGGCGGCCATTTACTACCTGTTTTTGTTCAGCAGTAGCAGCCAGAAGGACTACGGCACGCTGATTTTCAGCAGTATTTGCCTGCTCTGTTTCGCGCTGCTGATGATGGAATACGTCAAGTTTTACGTGGACATCCCCTACCCCCACTTTTACACCCGCCTGACCATCATCGGGCTGCTCACCTTTGCCATTGCCCTGCTGGTGCCCCTGTATTTTGCCCTGCAGTTTGGCCTGCCGCGCAAGGGCTTTATTGCGGGCGGGCTGCTGGCCGGGCTCAGCAGTATCTACCTCTTCAACTACCCGCACTACGACCAAACGGCCATCTACCTGAGCCTGGCCATGTGGGCTGCTTCGCTGGTCATTGTGCTGCTGGCCATCCGGCGGCGGGCCAAGGGCAGCATTCTGGTGCTGACGGGCCTGCTGGCCAGCGCGGTGACCCACTACTTTCTCTACTTCGATTACAGCCTCTACATTACCTTCACCGTGATTCTGCTGTGCATGCTCTACCTACACGCGTTGCGGGTGCGGGTGATGGAAAACGAGCGGCAGGCCGCCCAGCAGCTTTCCTCGCGCCTGAAACTGGAGCTGCTCAAAAAGCACATTCAGCCCCATTTCATCAAGAATACGCTGACGTCCATGCTCGACTGGGTGGAGGAGTCGCCCCGGCAGGGCGCCGTTTTCATTCAGGCCCTGGCCCGGGAGTTTGACCTGCTCAACGACATGGCCGAGGCCACTTTGATTCCCCTCGGCAAAGAGCTGGAGCTGTGTGAGCACCACTTGCAGGTGATGCAGTTTCGCAAGGAAGTGCGCTACGAGCTGGAGCAGGCGGGCCTGGACCCGGAGGAGCTGATTCCGCCGGCCATTTTCCACACCATCCTCGAAAACGGCATCACCCACAGCATCCCGGCCGCCGACGGCTCCATTCGATTCCGGCTCAGCGCCGAGGCCTGCGCCAGCGGCCGGAAGTATGAGCTGCTCACCCGCGCCCAAAACCGGCCCGCCGAGCCGGGCACCAAAGTGGGCACCGGCACCGGCTTGCAGTACATCAAGGCCCGCCTGACGGAAAGCTACGGCACCGGCTGGCAACTGCACTCGGGCGCCGTGCCCGAAGGCTGGCTCACGTCCATCACCATCCATTCGGCCCGATGA
- a CDS encoding outer membrane beta-barrel family protein, with the protein MKTWLYLCLLLLLTRHAGAQQPSAPASPGRVLTGKLLDAGSGAPVPYATINVLDAAAQLVTGGISDEAGGFRLEGIPPGPFTVEFRFLGYQTLSQPLPAGSGRLELGPIKLQPITTQLGEVTVTGEKPAVSLQLDKKVFEVGKDILSQGGSGHDVLNGVPSVAVSPGGGISLRGNTNVTVLINGRRSGLTQNSGLDQIPAAQIERVEVITNPSARYDAGGSAGIINVILKKNKQSGLGGQVRLVGGLPNDTRLTPSLTFKSSKVNLFATAGLRWSDYRGRYRTDQVTDLADGRPARLQQRQRENRHDDGKVLYVGADYFINDHNTLTAAFLKNDTKDHDKTELNYQYATGAGATDSTLQRRGESWESRSYNQLELNYTRLFAQAGRKYTVDVQYDFWNSDKEWQLATARLLPQTQDLPGIRTSSVGASKDLLVQTDLVQPLGAQTTLEMGLKAEGRQVSSDFGAEQARGAEWATFRGIDNQLHYNELISSGYAQYGRKGQKLSYLLGLRAELTRVRIQDREGQYSNEKRYNRLFPTLNLGYQLREGLTTQLTYSRRINRPTLWLLYPFNELTDLNAQNVGNPDLSPSYADGLELGLLRTWRSLTFNPAVYFQRTSGFIQTYTYRDAAGTFISTPVNLSRETRRGLELSVLYSPLKWLSVNSELNLYAFTQQGRYREQDFALSGHTLTGRLSTQLKLPLKLGVQARYNFTGAQRTAQTFTRALHVASVAVSKNLLRDKATLVLDGSNLFDSNQTRTRTTGPEYVFSQVSSPNAARYRLSFTYRFNLQDGQAIRQAKSSNRN; encoded by the coding sequence ATGAAAACCTGGCTCTACCTCTGTTTGCTCCTGCTGCTGACCCGCCATGCCGGCGCCCAGCAACCCTCCGCGCCAGCCAGCCCCGGCCGCGTCCTGACCGGCAAGCTGCTGGACGCCGGATCCGGCGCCCCGGTGCCCTACGCCACCATCAACGTGCTGGACGCGGCAGCCCAGCTCGTTACCGGCGGCATCAGCGACGAGGCCGGCGGCTTTCGGCTGGAAGGCATTCCGCCGGGCCCTTTTACAGTGGAGTTTCGCTTTCTGGGCTACCAGACGCTGAGCCAGCCCTTGCCGGCTGGGAGCGGGCGGCTCGAGCTGGGCCCGATTAAGCTGCAACCCATAACCACCCAGCTGGGCGAGGTGACGGTGACGGGTGAAAAGCCCGCGGTTAGTTTGCAGCTCGACAAAAAGGTGTTCGAAGTGGGCAAGGATATTCTCTCCCAGGGCGGCTCGGGCCACGACGTGCTCAACGGGGTGCCCTCGGTGGCGGTGAGCCCCGGGGGCGGCATCAGTCTGCGCGGCAACACCAACGTGACGGTGCTCATCAACGGCCGCCGCTCGGGCCTGACCCAGAACAGCGGCCTGGACCAGATTCCGGCCGCCCAGATTGAGCGGGTCGAAGTCATTACCAACCCCTCGGCCCGCTACGACGCCGGCGGCAGCGCGGGCATCATCAACGTGATTCTGAAGAAAAACAAGCAGTCCGGCCTGGGCGGGCAGGTGCGCCTGGTGGGCGGCCTGCCCAACGACACCCGCCTTACCCCGAGCCTGACCTTTAAGTCGTCCAAAGTCAACCTGTTTGCCACGGCCGGCCTGCGCTGGTCCGACTACCGGGGCCGCTACCGCACCGACCAGGTGACGGACCTCGCCGACGGGCGCCCGGCCCGCCTGCAGCAGCGGCAGCGCGAAAACCGGCACGACGACGGGAAGGTGCTCTACGTGGGGGCCGACTATTTCATCAATGACCACAACACCCTCACCGCCGCTTTCCTGAAAAACGACACCAAGGACCATGACAAAACGGAGTTAAACTATCAGTATGCCACGGGCGCGGGGGCAACCGACAGCACGCTGCAGCGCCGGGGCGAATCGTGGGAAAGCCGGAGCTACAACCAGCTGGAGCTGAATTACACCCGGCTCTTCGCCCAGGCCGGCCGCAAATACACGGTGGACGTGCAGTACGACTTCTGGAACAGCGACAAAGAGTGGCAGCTGGCCACGGCCCGCCTGTTGCCGCAAACCCAGGACTTACCCGGCATCCGGACCAGCTCTGTCGGGGCCAGCAAGGACTTGCTGGTGCAAACCGACCTGGTGCAGCCGCTCGGGGCGCAAACCACGCTGGAAATGGGGCTCAAGGCCGAGGGCCGGCAGGTGAGCAGTGACTTCGGGGCCGAGCAGGCGCGGGGTGCGGAATGGGCCACGTTCCGGGGCATCGACAACCAGCTGCACTACAACGAGCTGATCAGCAGCGGATACGCGCAGTACGGGCGCAAGGGGCAGAAGCTGTCCTACCTGCTGGGCCTGCGGGCCGAGCTGACCCGCGTCAGAATTCAGGACCGGGAAGGCCAGTACAGCAACGAGAAGCGCTACAACCGCCTGTTTCCGACCCTGAACCTGGGCTACCAGCTCCGGGAGGGCCTCACCACCCAGCTTACCTACAGCCGGCGTATTAACCGGCCCACGCTCTGGCTGCTCTACCCCTTCAACGAGCTGACCGACCTGAACGCGCAAAACGTGGGCAACCCCGACCTGAGCCCATCCTACGCCGACGGGCTGGAGCTGGGCCTGCTGCGCACCTGGCGCAGCCTCACCTTCAACCCCGCGGTATACTTCCAGCGCACCAGCGGCTTTATCCAGACCTACACCTACCGCGACGCGGCGGGCACCTTCATCAGCACGCCGGTGAACCTGAGCCGCGAAACCCGGCGGGGCCTGGAGCTGTCGGTGCTCTACAGCCCACTGAAATGGCTCAGCGTCAATTCCGAGCTGAACCTGTACGCCTTTACCCAGCAGGGCCGCTACCGGGAGCAGGATTTTGCCCTGAGTGGCCACACCCTGACCGGCCGCCTGAGTACCCAGCTGAAGTTGCCGCTCAAGCTCGGGGTGCAGGCCCGCTACAATTTCACCGGGGCCCAGCGCACCGCCCAAACCTTCACCCGCGCCCTGCACGTGGCCAGCGTGGCCGTCAGCAAAAACCTGCTGCGGGACAAGGCAACCCTGGTGCTGGATGGCAGTAACCTCTTCGACTCCAACCAGACCCGCACCCGCACGACGGGCCCGGAGTACGTATTCAGCCAGGTCAGCAGCCCCAACGCGGCCCGCTACCGGCTCAGCTTTACCTACCGCTTCAACCTGCAGGACGGGCAGGCTATCCGGCAGGCTAAAAGCAGCAACCGCAACTAG
- a CDS encoding HAD family hydrolase, whose protein sequence is MPYSLFLFDYDGTLCDTRQAILYGFERTFAHYQVPQPVPEVVYSMIGRGLVLGDMLRELRPELSAEQVQEWVVTYRHIYAREAEPLVTPFPGAHDLFAQLTAQGVTIGVVSNKGAAVLEASLAKLDLLPFVALVIGDGTMPEKQLAKKPDPMVFHQVVQPRFPEVPTERILMVGDTPADLQFALNSRIDSCWVTFGFGDDEQCRALHPTHTVSHLLEIPALRRLAAHG, encoded by the coding sequence ATGCCTTACTCCTTATTCCTCTTCGATTACGACGGCACGCTGTGCGACACCCGCCAGGCCATTCTCTACGGCTTCGAGCGCACCTTTGCCCACTACCAGGTGCCCCAGCCCGTGCCCGAAGTGGTGTATTCGATGATCGGAAGGGGCCTGGTGCTGGGCGACATGCTGCGCGAGCTGCGGCCGGAGCTGTCGGCGGAGCAGGTGCAGGAATGGGTCGTTACCTACCGCCACATCTACGCCCGGGAGGCTGAGCCGCTGGTGACGCCTTTTCCCGGGGCCCACGACTTATTTGCCCAGCTCACGGCCCAGGGCGTCACCATCGGGGTGGTTAGCAACAAAGGAGCAGCCGTGCTCGAAGCTTCCCTGGCGAAGCTGGACCTGCTGCCCTTCGTAGCCCTGGTCATCGGCGACGGGACTATGCCGGAAAAGCAACTGGCCAAAAAGCCCGACCCCATGGTGTTTCACCAGGTGGTGCAGCCCCGCTTCCCCGAGGTGCCCACCGAGCGTATCCTGATGGTGGGCGACACCCCCGCCGACTTGCAGTTCGCCCTCAACAGCCGCATTGACTCCTGCTGGGTTACCTTCGGCTTCGGCGACGACGAGCAGTGCCGGGCCCTGCACCCCACCCACACCGTGAGCCACCTGCTCGAAATTCCGGCCCTGCGCCGCCTGGCCGCCCACGGCTAG
- a CDS encoding aminotransferase class I/II-fold pyridoxal phosphate-dependent enzyme, with amino-acid sequence MVDFTSALYLGRPRLTLPAHLPLTTGRPAALQEPDWHRHVGREVARRQGLETGLLAPSTLHLFWDVLALLPRSGVVFLDKAMYPVGQWGAARALLRGLPVVPFSAVDLPTLARQLHLYRQQGRTPWLLTDGWRLGGAGAAPLARYLQLLAPDPESVLLIDDTQAFGVLGARPTARQPLGVGGGGTLPFLGVQHPQVLTITSLAKGLGVPVAALAGSGAWLRRYEQRSTVRVHTSPVSNWHAWAAAQALEHDAACGNAARQRLARHIGEFRQRLRAAGIRPRGGWFPVQKLVLPRASASLGLYQLLREEGFQTLLLADAARPTVPQVAFCLRADHHPADLHRLTELLAAQARRPNWFSVSHRSTLLLP; translated from the coding sequence ATGGTTGACTTTACTTCCGCGCTGTACCTAGGCCGGCCCCGGCTCACGCTGCCGGCCCACTTGCCGCTGACCACCGGCCGCCCGGCCGCGCTGCAGGAGCCCGACTGGCACCGGCACGTGGGCCGGGAAGTGGCGCGGCGGCAGGGGCTGGAAACCGGTTTGCTGGCTCCCTCCACGCTGCACTTGTTCTGGGACGTGCTGGCTTTGCTGCCCCGCTCGGGCGTGGTCTTTCTGGATAAGGCCATGTACCCGGTGGGGCAGTGGGGGGCGGCCCGGGCCTTGCTGCGGGGCCTGCCCGTGGTGCCCTTCTCGGCCGTCGACCTGCCCACGCTGGCCCGGCAGCTGCACCTCTACCGGCAGCAGGGCCGCACGCCCTGGCTGCTCACCGACGGCTGGCGGCTCGGCGGCGCCGGAGCGGCCCCGCTGGCCCGCTACCTACAGCTGCTGGCTCCCGACCCCGAATCCGTGCTGCTTATTGACGACACCCAGGCCTTCGGGGTACTGGGCGCCCGGCCCACGGCCCGGCAGCCGCTGGGCGTGGGAGGGGGCGGCACGCTGCCATTTCTGGGCGTGCAGCACCCGCAAGTCCTGACCATTACCTCGTTGGCTAAAGGGCTGGGCGTGCCCGTGGCCGCACTGGCCGGCTCTGGCGCCTGGCTGCGCCGCTACGAGCAGCGCAGCACCGTGCGGGTGCATACCAGTCCGGTGTCGAACTGGCACGCTTGGGCCGCCGCCCAGGCCTTGGAGCACGACGCTGCCTGCGGCAATGCGGCCCGGCAGCGGCTGGCGCGGCATATCGGGGAGTTTCGGCAGCGGCTGCGGGCCGCTGGGATTCGGCCCCGTGGCGGGTGGTTTCCGGTCCAAAAGCTGGTGCTGCCCCGGGCCTCGGCCAGCCTGGGCCTCTACCAGTTGCTGCGCGAAGAGGGCTTCCAAACCCTGCTGCTGGCCGATGCGGCTAGGCCCACCGTGCCCCAGGTGGCTTTCTGCCTGCGCGCCGACCACCACCCGGCCGACCTGCACCGCCTGACCGAGTTGCTGGCCGCCCAGGCCCGGCGCCCCAATTGGTTTTCCGTTTCTCACCGTTCTACGCTGCTATTGCCATGA